The stretch of DNA GTTAAGTCCAAAAGCACTTGCCGTTTGAGCGCTGCTCAGAGTGATACTAGCTAGCTCATCTGCGCTTGGATTTGGCGTGACGGCGCAGTCGGCAAAGAGCAAAATTTCTTCTTCAAGTGCCATAAAAAATGCCCCACTTACTACACTTACACTTGGCTTTGTTTTTATTATTTGCAAGGCTGGGCGGATCGTATCAGCTGTGCTCATCGTAGCGCCACTTACCAAGGCATCGGCTAAGCCTTCATGAATTAGCATCGTAGCAAAGTAAATTTTATCTTTTACAAGCATATTTGCCTTGACTTCGTCCACGCCTTTATGCTTTCTTAGCTCATAAATTTTCTTTGCAAACTCGTCTGTTAGCTCGTTTTGTTCTGGGTTGATCACTTTGGCTTTGCTTAGATTTAGCCCCAAAGCGGCCGCTTTTTTTGAAATTTCATTTTCAAGTCCTAGCAAGATGATATTTGCCGCCCCTTTTTCTAATACGATGTTAGCTGCTTTTAAAATTCTCTCATCGTCGCTCTCTGGCAAAACAACGGTCTTGTTCGCCACTTTAGCTCTTTTTAGAAGCAAGCTTTGAAATTTAAATGGTGTGATGATATCTGCTTGATAGTTTAAAATTTCATCGATCTTATCGGTGATTAGAAGCTTTGAGTTTAGATTTAGTGCTTTTAGCTCGCTTGCCTTTTCATCAAAGACTGGAGCGTTTAAATTTCTAGCTAGCTTTAAATTTAGCTCGCTTTTACCAAAGACACTAAAGCTCTCACAGCCAAGAACTATGACAAAGTCGCTTTTGGCTTTTAGCTCCTCAAATTTATCTATAAATTTTAGAAAAAATTCTTTTTCATTTGAATTTATTAAGTTGTTTTCATCGTTTTCATCTGGGATTATCTTAAAAATCTCAACTTTTTTGAATTTTGTAGCTATAATTTCTTGCAGATGTGCTAAATTTTTGTCTGTAAAAACGTAACAACTTTTCATTTGCGACCTTTTTAGGAACTTGAATTGCTTAATTTTAGCACAAAGATACTTATTTTAAGGCATTTTTTATGAATCATAAAACGATTTGGCTCGTCTTATCTGCGGGTGTTTTTTATACCGGTTGCACACCAAGTGCTGATCCTCACATCAATATGAAACCCCCGGTTTATGTCGAGCAACTCCCTTCAAAAGATAGTGGAACCGGACAAAGCAATGCTGGCAGCCTCTTTGGTAAGGGCGAAAATCCTCTTTTTTCAGATAGAAAGGCGATGAATGTAAATGATATCGTGACTATCGTTATCTCAGAAAATGCAAGCCAAACTTCAACCGGTAGCAAAAGTACCAACAAAGATAGCACTATCTCGCTTGGTGGCGGTGTTTTCACAGCTGGGGCTGCACCGCTTTCAACTGTGGCTGATAATCTAAATAAATACGGTGACATCGGCTTTAAAGCAGGTGGCGGCAATAAATTTACAGGTAGTGGCACAAGCAACAGAAGCGAGAAATTTACCGCAACCATTTCAGCCAGGATCATAAAAATACTAAATAACGGCAATTACTTTATAGAAGGTAGCCGCGAGCTACTTATAAATGGCGAAAAGCAGATCATGCAAGTAAGTGGTGTCATCAGACCTTACGACATCTCACAAAACAACGAAATCGACTCAAAATACATAGCTGACGCCAAAATTTTGTATAAAACCGAAGGTGAGCTAGACAAATCTACCAAAAAACCTTGGGGCACAAGGCTTATGGAAGCTATCTGGCCATTTTAATGCAACTTTAAAAGCCTAAAATTTAATCAATTTGGGCTTTTAAAATTTTATATCTCAAAAATTTCTCTCGTCTTAAATATGCTAAATTTTTAAAAATTATTAAAAATTATAATTGATATTTACTTTCAGAATAATGTACTTAAAATATTGAAAATTCATCAAAACAAAATAAAATTTCTCAAAATATTATTTTTTATATTTTGAAAATATATCGCAAAAAAGGGATTTTAAATTTTTTAGTTAAAATTTATTTAATTATAAATATTAATTTTATAAAATAATTTTTTACTTCTTTAAACAAAGATATTATTAACAAAAGTAAAATTTTCAAGCAAAGGAGCTTATATGAATAATGACTTGCGTCAAAAGATAGATAGGCGCTTAAG from Campylobacter concisus encodes:
- the pta gene encoding phosphate acetyltransferase, which translates into the protein MKSCYVFTDKNLAHLQEIIATKFKKVEIFKIIPDENDENNLINSNEKEFFLKFIDKFEELKAKSDFVIVLGCESFSVFGKSELNLKLARNLNAPVFDEKASELKALNLNSKLLITDKIDEILNYQADIITPFKFQSLLLKRAKVANKTVVLPESDDERILKAANIVLEKGAANIILLGLENEISKKAAALGLNLSKAKVINPEQNELTDEFAKKIYELRKHKGVDEVKANMLVKDKIYFATMLIHEGLADALVSGATMSTADTIRPALQIIKTKPSVSVVSGAFFMALEEEILLFADCAVTPNPSADELASITLSSAQTASAFGLNPKIAMLSYSTAESGSGADVEFVKEAAKKASELDANLKIAAPIQFDAAVDLSVASKKMPNSEVAGHANVFIFPNLNCGNICYKAVQRSANALAVGPILQGLKKPVNDLSRGCLVEDVVNTILISAIQAGE
- the flgH gene encoding flagellar basal body L-ring protein FlgH; its protein translation is MNHKTIWLVLSAGVFYTGCTPSADPHINMKPPVYVEQLPSKDSGTGQSNAGSLFGKGENPLFSDRKAMNVNDIVTIVISENASQTSTGSKSTNKDSTISLGGGVFTAGAAPLSTVADNLNKYGDIGFKAGGGNKFTGSGTSNRSEKFTATISARIIKILNNGNYFIEGSRELLINGEKQIMQVSGVIRPYDISQNNEIDSKYIADAKILYKTEGELDKSTKKPWGTRLMEAIWPF